A stretch of DNA from Magnetococcales bacterium:
CATCTGAATCAAAATCAAACGCAATGGTGATCATTCCTTTCTCCCCTGCACGCTTCCATGATCATTATTTCAGCGTACCACACTGTCATGTCGGGATCATTGCAGCATCCAAAAGCGGCCCACCAAGTGGGCGAAAATGACGTTTAAAAAACAAATGAAAAACTGGGATGGGGGTCCAGGGGGAAGGGCTGCGCCCTTCCCCTCTTTTATTAGAAATTTTCGAACTCGTCGTCTTTATGGGCAGCGTGCGGGTCATCCATGTCCAGTTTGACGCCAGAACCCGAGGATTTGTCACTCGTTGCCGATTTTTTGCCGGCTGGTTTTTTGGCGGCTGGTTTGGCATGGGTCAGTTGCAGGGGAGCGGCGGACTTGTGTGACGCCGATGTTTTCTTTTTCGCCTTGGCAGCCCCCTGGGAGCTTTCACCAATCCGGAAAAAGCTGATGGCCTGGGCCAGAATATCGGCCTGGGCGGAGAGTTCTTCGGAGGTGGCGGCCATCTCCTCCGAGGCACCGGCATTTTGCTGGATCACCTGGTCCAACTGCTGGATGGCAGAGTTGATCTGTTGTGCCCCCTGGGTTTGTTCCTGGCTGGAGGTGGCGATTCCCTGGATCAGCTCCGAGGTCTTCCGTATGTCCGGCACCAGTTTGTTGATGATTCCGCCGGCTTTTTCGGCCACCTGCACGCTGGTGGCGGAGAGTTGGCTGATCTCTCCGGCGGCCAACTGGCTGCGTTCGGCCAGTTTGCGGACTTCTGCGGCGACCACGGCGAAACCCTTGCCATGTTCCCCGGCCCGGGCGGCCTCGATGGCGGCGTTCAGGGCGAGCAGGTTGGTCTGCCGGGCAATTTCTTCGATAATGCTGATCTTGCTGGCAATCTGCTTCATGGCGGTCACGGCCTCATTGACCGCGTTGCCCCCCTCTTCGGCATCCTTGGATGCCTTGTGGGCAATCTTTTCGGTGGTTTGGGATGTTTCGGTATTGTTGGCAATGTTCGAGGACATTTGCTCCATGGCTGCCGAGGTCTCTTCGACGGAGGCAGCCTGTTCGGTGGCTCCCTGGGAGAGATTCTGGGCGCTATCGGACAATTCATTGCTGCCGGCGGCGACATTGTCGGAGGCATTGCGCACGTCATTGACCACTTCCCGCAGCTTGTCCACCATGCCACGCATGGCATCGGCCAACAGTCCCACTTCGTCTTTCTGGCGCAGGTCGATGGTGGCTGTCAAATCCCCCTCGGCAATCAACCGGGCAAAGGCCACACCCTTCATCAATGCCGCCACGATGGCATTGGTGATGACAAAAGCCACCACCAGACCCAGGATGATGGCCAGAATACTGCCGGTCGCAATCAGCGTTTCGGACGAAGCAATCTGCTTCTCCATCTTGGCTTCCTGATTCTTGATCGCTTCTTCGGTGACCTTTCCGACCTCGGCAGCAGCAGTTACCATGGTTTTGAAGGACTCTGCCTGTTTCAGCATGAGTCCATGGTATTCTTTGAACGAGGTCTCATAACTGACCAGGGCGGCCAACGTCTTTTTCCCCTGTTCCTTGTTTTTTTCCTGTTTGAAGCTGGCAATCAGGGATTCGAAATTTTTCTTGATCTTGGCAACACTTGCATTGACGGCCTGGGCATATTTGTCTTCGCTTGATATGATCAACTCTTTTTCATTTTTGCGGACATCGATAAAATCGATCTGTGCCATGTTGGCCACGTCCGCCTTTTGGATCTTGTCATTGATTTTTGCAAAAAGTTCCTTGCGGTTGGCAGCGATGTTATCGTCTTTTTCTGCCTTTCCCAGAATCTCTTCGAGTTGACCTTCCTGATCCTTGACCAGGACTTCAGTCTCGGCAAGGGCGGAGCGGCCTGCCTCTCGCATTTTTTCCATCGTTGCGGCACGCTTGTTGGCCAGGTCCACATATCCCTGGAACTCGTCCCGATAGGTGGTTGCAGCCTTGATCGTGCTTTCCATCTGTCCCTTGTTGACCGGATCGGAAAATCTATCCCGCAACTCGGTGGCCAATTTTTTCATGTTATCCAGTTCGGCCAGGGCTTTGGTTGCTTCATCGGTCTTTTTGTTGTCGAGCATGTAGCCGCGGGCCGCGATGCGGGCCGTGTTTAAATGGTCGCCGAGTACGCCAACTTGTTGCACCTTTTCTGCCCGATCCGCTACGCCGGTGATTCCATTCCAGCCTGAGAATCCCACCAGGACTGTCAGCAGCAGCACGATGCCAAAGCCCAGACCCAATTTCAAAGCCAGTTTCAAGTCTTTCATTGTTCTCTGCCCCTCCCGCATTTCGTTCGGTAGTTCCTGTCCATGGAAAAATTCATCTTGATTTTCAACCTTTGGAAAATTTCTGAATAATTTTAACATCTTGAAATATACCAGAAGCCTTTTATTTAAAGTTCGATTATCAAAATATCTGAAAGTTTCACTTTCTGCGACATATTTTTTTGGACCGGGTTATGTATTGATTTTATATAACAATAACATTAAGTTAATCATGCAGGAGCGTATTGAAGCGACCCGATGGGGCAAAGTGTGGCATGCTGGGCGTGGCATCGATTATACTCCAGAAAGTGCAAATGGTGGCATCCGACGACCATGCCAGGCAGCCAAGAAAGGACCCGACATGCATGCCCAAATTGCTTTTGATACCCATACCTCTGTCAAGCGGCTTGTTTCCGCCGGTGTTGCGGAAAAACAGGCCGAGGCTCATGTGGAACTTTTGGTCGGAATCCTGGAGTCAGGTCTCTCCACCAAGGCCGATATGGCCCAGGTTGAAGTGCGCATCCTGGAGCTGAAGCGGGATATCAAGGATCTGGAAGCTGGCCTGAAGCGGGATTTGAAGGAGATGGATACCGGCCTGAAACGGGATTTGAAAGATGTCGATGCTGGCCTGAAGCGTGATTTGGCAGAGTTGGATGCTGGCCTGAAGCGTGATTTGGCAGAGTTGGATGGCAGGGTGAAAATTCGCATGGAGGAGTTGAAACAAGAATTGAAGGAGTTGGAAGGGAGGACAGAGGGACACCTGAAAGAGATGGATGGGAAGATAGATATTCGTTCAAGGGAACTGGAAACCAACCTGCGGCGGGATATGCAGGCAATGGAAACCAACCTGCGGCGGGATATGCAGGCAATGGAAACCAACCTGCGGCGGGATATGCAGGCAATGGAAACCAACCTGCGGCGGGATATGCAGGCAATGGAAACCAACCTGCGGCGGGACATGAAGGAAATGGAATTAAAAAATGAAGCCAAGTTCAAGGAGTTGGATGGAAAAATTGAAATCTTGCGGGTTGAATTGAAGCGCGACATGAAAAGGCTGGAAGCCAACCTGGTCAAATGGATGATGGGTACTGCCGGCGCCATCATCGGCATTTTGTTTGCGCTCATGCGGCTTGTGCCGATGACCCATTGATCGGATGGTGGGTGACGGTGCCATGGCGATCATGAGCCATTGGATTGGTATTCAAGCCTGGCAAGGGCCAGGGTTCGGTCAAAGTCGCCCATGAGAAGATTGATGTTGGCATTGAAGGTTTCCAGACTGCCTCGACGGTATTTTGCCAGGGCGATCATCTGCGAAAGAACACCATAAAGATCAATCGTTTTTGCATATTTTTTTCTGTCGATTTCTTTTAAATCTTCGATGATCAAGGACTCCGCAGCATCGAGTCGGGCGAAAACACCCACTCTGGTGAATTCGGTATGGGCAATTTCCAGGGCGGTCACAAAGTCGATGTTGGGTGATGCACCACTGACGGCAGGTCGGGCAAAGGTCAGCGGTGTCTTGCGCAATTCACTGATGAGCCAACTGTCATTGACCGTTTCGGACGTGGGCTTCCAGACTTTTTGCTGCGGGTTCATCATTCGGCACGAAAAAGAAATGGATGTGGACCAGATTTCACTGTATTTGTCCAGATGAAAATAGACAGCATCCTTGACATGATACAATTTTTCAAACGTTGGCATGTTTCCATTTTTTATTTTATTTATTTTTTCATCATAAACATTGGTAATTCTTTTGCCGGCCTGAATGGACATTGATCCATAAAAAGCTTCGTTTTTATCGCTCATCATGTAATTT
This window harbors:
- a CDS encoding methyl-accepting chemotaxis protein — encoded protein: MKDLKLALKLGLGFGIVLLLTVLVGFSGWNGITGVADRAEKVQQVGVLGDHLNTARIAARGYMLDNKKTDEATKALAELDNMKKLATELRDRFSDPVNKGQMESTIKAATTYRDEFQGYVDLANKRAATMEKMREAGRSALAETEVLVKDQEGQLEEILGKAEKDDNIAANRKELFAKINDKIQKADVANMAQIDFIDVRKNEKELIISSEDKYAQAVNASVAKIKKNFESLIASFKQEKNKEQGKKTLAALVSYETSFKEYHGLMLKQAESFKTMVTAAAEVGKVTEEAIKNQEAKMEKQIASSETLIATGSILAIILGLVVAFVITNAIVAALMKGVAFARLIAEGDLTATIDLRQKDEVGLLADAMRGMVDKLREVVNDVRNASDNVAAGSNELSDSAQNLSQGATEQAASVEETSAAMEQMSSNIANNTETSQTTEKIAHKASKDAEEGGNAVNEAVTAMKQIASKISIIEEIARQTNLLALNAAIEAARAGEHGKGFAVVAAEVRKLAERSQLAAGEISQLSATSVQVAEKAGGIINKLVPDIRKTSELIQGIATSSQEQTQGAQQINSAIQQLDQVIQQNAGASEEMAATSEELSAQADILAQAISFFRIGESSQGAAKAKKKTSASHKSAAPLQLTHAKPAAKKPAGKKSATSDKSSGSGVKLDMDDPHAAHKDDEFENF
- a CDS encoding DUF1640 domain-containing protein — encoded protein: MHAQIAFDTHTSVKRLVSAGVAEKQAEAHVELLVGILESGLSTKADMAQVEVRILELKRDIKDLEAGLKRDLKEMDTGLKRDLKDVDAGLKRDLAELDAGLKRDLAELDGRVKIRMEELKQELKELEGRTEGHLKEMDGKIDIRSRELETNLRRDMQAMETNLRRDMQAMETNLRRDMQAMETNLRRDMQAMETNLRRDMKEMELKNEAKFKELDGKIEILRVELKRDMKRLEANLVKWMMGTAGAIIGILFALMRLVPMTH